The Medicago truncatula cultivar Jemalong A17 chromosome 4, MtrunA17r5.0-ANR, whole genome shotgun sequence genome includes a region encoding these proteins:
- the LOC25491737 gene encoding receptor kinase-like protein Xa21, with product MVNLLSHLLLFLLPLHCFMACLASNSENITTDQSALLAFKSLITSDPYDMLTNNWSTSSSVCNWVGVVCDERHGRVYSLILQNMRLRGNISPNLGNLSFLVTLDLKNNSFGGQLPKELFRLRRLKFLHISYNEFEGGIPVVLGDLSQLQYLYLGVNNFSGIIPQSIGNLQRLKELDTSYNRLSGPIPQSISNMSSLELLNLYSNYFSGKIPSLNKMTSLRVVELANNNLNGRLPNDFFNQLPQLEDLTLTDNQFEGSIPRSIGNCTSLINLDLQSNFFTGSILEEIGYLDKLELLVLHNNSFSGAIPSKIFNMSSLTGLSLGINHLSRIIPSNMGYSLPSLQYLHLYGNNFTGNIPNSIFNSSNLIEFRLGGNAFSGTLPNFVGNLRFLKIFDTFHNNFTIEDSHQFFTSLSNCRNLKFLDLSRNHILPNLPKSIGNLTAEFFWAASCGIDGNIPLEVGNMSNLLRFSLSVNNITGPIPSTFKGLQKLQILNLSSNGLQGSFIEEFCEMKSLGDLYLEKNKLSGVLPTCMGNMTSLIRIHVGSNNLNSKIPLSLWSLRDILEINFSSNSLSGNLPPQIENLRAIILLDLSRNHISSNIPTTINSLITLQILSLAENELNGSIPKLLGQMAGLISLDLSQNMLTSVIPKSLESLLYLENINLSYNRLEGEIPDGGSFKKFTAQSFLHNGVLCGNPRLQVPPCGKEDKKMSMAKMIILKCILPIVVSAILIVAFIICFRIKRKNVENTLERELSVLGATRRISYYELVEATNGFNESKLLGRGSFGSVYQGMLPDGEMIAVKVIDSEAKSTSFDAECNVMRNLRHRNLVKIISSCSNHDFKALVLEFMSNGSVDDWLYSDNYCLNFLHRLNIMIDVASALEYLHHGSSIPVVHCDLKPSNVLLDENMVAHVSDFGIAKLMDEGQSKTHTQTLATIGYLAPEYGSKGIVSVKGDVYSYGIMLMEIFTRRKPTDDMFAAELSLKTWISGSLPNAIMEVLDSNLVQLNGDEIDLSFHMSSIFSLSLNCCEDSPEARINMEDVIASLIKIKTLVLGENWVKL from the exons ATGGTGAATCTATTATCTCATCTCTTACTTTTTTTGCTACCATTGCATTGTTTTATGGCTTGCTTAGCTTCAAATTCAGAAAACATCACAACAGATCAATCTGCACTTCTAGCATTCAAATCACTAATTACTTCAGACCCCTATGATATGCTGACTAATAATTGGTCAACCTCCTCATCGGTATGCAATTGGGTTGGTGTTGTTTGTGATGAGCGACATGGTAGAGTCTACAGTTTGATTCTCCAAAACATGAGGCTTAGAGGCAACATTTCCCCAAACTTGGGGAACTTGTCCTTTCTTGTTACACTTGACCTTAAAAATAATAGCTTTGGTGGTCAGTTACCTAAAGAGTTATTTCGGTTGCGCCGATTAAAGTTTcttcatataagttataacgAGTTTGAAGGTGGAATTCCTGTTGTCTTGGGGGACTTATCACAACTTCAATATTTGTATCTTGGTGTAAACAATTTCAGTGGTATTATCCCCCAGTCTATTGGCAACCTTCAGAGGTTGAAAGAATTGGATACTAGTTACAACAGACTATCTGGGCCCATACCTCAATCAATTTCAAACATGTCTTCACTCGAACTTCTTAATTTATATTCTAACTACTTTTCAG GTAAAATTCCATCGCTTAATAAAATGACTTCTTTGAGGGTGGTCGAACTTGCCAATAACAATTTAAATGGAAGACTACCAAATGATTTTTTCAATCAGCTTCCTCAACTTGAAGATCTTACATTAACCGACAATCAATTTGAAGGAAGCATTCCAAGATCAATCGGTAACTGCACATCGTTGATAAACTTAGATTTACAATCGAACTTTTTTACAg GTTCGATACTTGAGGAGATTGGCTATCTTGATAAACTTGAGTTGCTAGTATTGCATAACAATAGCTTTAGTGGAGCCATTCCTTCCAAAATCTTTAACATGTCATCACTCACTGGCTTGTCTCTTGGAATAAATCACCTCTCTCGAATAATTCCATCAAATATGGGATATAGCCTTCCTAGCCTACAATATCTACATTTGTATGGTAACAATTTTACTGGAAATATTCCAAATAGTATATTCAACTCTTCTAATCTTATTGAATTTCGATTGGGTGGTAATGCATTCAGTGGAACTCTACccaattttgttggaaatttaAGGTTCCTCaaaatatttgacacatttcaCAACAATTTCACAATTGAAGATTCTCATCAATTCTTTACTTCCTTGTCAAATTgtagaaatttgaaatttctagACTTATCAAGGAATCATATACTACCAAATCTTCCTAAATCAATTGGAAACCTAACAGCAGAATTCTTCTGGGCAGCATCATGTGGAATTGATGGTAATATTCCCCTAGAAGTTGGAAACATGAGCAACTTGCTACGTTTTTCTCTTTCTGTGAATAATATAACTGGACCAATACCTAGTACATTCAAAGGGTTGCAGaaacttcaaattttgaatCTTAGCAGCAATGGACTACAAGGATCATTTATTGAAGAATTTTGTGAAATGAAGAGTTTGGGTGACTTGTATCTTGAAAAGAATAAGCTCTCTGGAGTTTTACCAACATGTATGGGAAATATGACTTCTCTTATAAGGATACATGTAGGATCCAACAATTTGAACTCTAAAATACCTTTATCTCTTTGGAGTCTTAGGGATATATTAGAgataaatttttcttcaaattctttaaGTGGTAATCTTCCACCTcagattgagaatttgagagCAATTATATTGTTAGACctatcaagaaatcatatttcaaGCAACATTCCAACAACCATCAACTCCTTAATCACATTGCAGATTCTCTCCTTAGCAGAAAATGAACTGAATGGATCAATTCCCAAATTACTTGGTCAAATGGCAGGCTTGATCTCCTTGGACTTGTCCCAAAATATGTTAACTAGTGTTATTCCAAAATCCTTAGAATCACTTTTGTATCTTGAAAACATCAACTTATCATATAATAGATTAGAAGGAGAGATTCCTGATGGTGGATCTTTCAAGAAATTCACAGCTCAATCTTTTTTGCACAATGGAGTACTCTGCGGAAATCCTCGCCTCCAAGTACCACCCTGTGGGAAAGAAGATAAGAAAATGTCAATGGCAAAGATGATAATACTGAAATGCATACTTCCCATAGTTGTGTCAGCCATTTTAATTGTTGCATTCATCATATGTTTTAGAATCAAGAGGAAAAACGTTGAAAATACTCTTGAAAGGGAATTATCAGTTTTAGGAGCTACAAGAAGAATATCATATTATGAACTTGTGGAAGCAACAAATGGTTTCAATGAGAGTAAATTACTTGGAAGGGGGAGCTTTGGCTCTGTGTATCAGGGGATGCTTCCTGACGGTGAGATGATTGCAGTCAAAGTAATTGATTCAGAGGCAAAATCAACAAGCTTTGATGCAGAATGCAATGTAATGAGAAATCTACGACATCGAAATCTGGTTAAGATTATCAGTAGTTGTTCAAATCATGATTTCAAAGCATTGGTGCTGGAGTTCATGTCAAATGGAAGTGTGGACGATTGGTTATATTCAGATAACTATTGCTTAAATTTCTTGCATAGGTTAAATATAATGATAGATGTTGCATCTGCATTGGAATATCTCCATCATGGTTCTTCAATACCCGTGGTTCATTGTGATCTAAAGCCTTCTAATGTCTTGTTGGATGAAAATATGGTTGCACATGTTAGCGATTTTGGTATTGCCAAGCTCATGGATGAAGGACAATCAAAAACTCATACACAGACTTTAGCTACTATTGGATACCTTGCACCAG AGTATGGATCTAAAGGAATTGTTTCTGTCAAAGGAGACGTGTACAGCTATGGGATTATGCTAATGGAAATCTTCACAAGAAGAAAGCCAACAGATGATATGTTTGCTGCAGAACTAAGCTTGAAGACATGGATCAGTGGATCATTGCCTAATGCAATTATGGAGGTCTTGGATTCTAATTTAGTCCAACTAAATGGGGATGAAATTGATCTATCGTTTCACATGTCATCTATTTTTAGTTTATCCCTGAATTGTTGTGAAGATTCACCTGAAGCAAGAATCAATATGGAAGATGTTATTGCGTCTCTAATCAAAATAAAGACTTTGGTTCTTGGCGAAAACTGGGTCAAGTTATAG
- the LOC25491738 gene encoding repetitive proline-rich cell wall protein, protein MASFRFLVLLLIVLIVIPQGLAQPECEPIGYGARDPSFRPRRPPGNKLPVYTPSMKKASVEKPPVKKPHVCKPQVEKP, encoded by the coding sequence ATGGCTTCCTTTCGCTTCCTAGTGTTGCTTCTTATTGTTCTCATTGTCATCCCTCAGGGTCTTGCACAACCTGAATGTGAACCAATTGGATATGGAGCACGGGATCCTTCTTTTCGACCACGACGACCACCAGGAAATAAGTTACCGGTGTACACACCTTCGATGAAAAAGGCGTCGGTTGAAAAACCACCGGTAAAGAAACCACATGTCTGCAAACCACAGGTTGAGAAGCCTTGA
- the LOC112420761 gene encoding uncharacterized protein, with the protein MSMVLSNSLIVKGKFITNNVDFGLANVYAPCDNRGRQDLWHALGGILQRHNSSAWCVLGDFNAIRSNVERRSRSVNNNNDDFAPFNHFIDGNFLVDLPLCGRNFTWYRGDGLSMSRLDRFLLSEAWFLLFPNCIQSALPRGLLDRCLIMLTIDDQNWGPKPLRMLKCWSDIHGYSDFVKEKWQSFQVHGWSGFILKEKLKRLKAELRSWHLNHTSNLDSKIGEEKNRSAELDVIGESRGLESEEEIELPCLPADILAFSKLQASIMWQKSRVTWFTEGVSEIDLLNFFAEFYHHGKLTKGLNSTFKALIPKVDNPQRVADFRPISLVSSVYKILSKVLANRLRNVVGNVVSTTQSAFIKGRQILDGILIANELVDDAKKSNKDLLLFKVDFEKAYDSVDWVP; encoded by the exons ATGTCGATGGTTTTATCTAACTCTTTGATTGTGAAAGGGAAGTTTATTACAaataatgttgattttggaTTGGCAAATGTTTATGCTCCGTGTGATAATAGAGGTCGTCAGGACTTATGGCATGCGCTTGGTGGTATTCTTCAAAGGCATAATTCGAGTGCTTggtgtgttcttggtgatttcaaCGCTATTCGATCTAATGTAGAACGGAGAAGTCGGTCAGTGaacaataataatgatgattttgCTCCTTTCAATCATTTTATTGATGGTAATTTTCTTGTCGATTTGCCTCTCTGTGGTCGCAATTTTACTTGGTATCGTGGAGATGGTTTGTCAATGAGCCGTCTAGACCGTTTTTTATTATCAGAAGCCTGGTTTTTGTTGTTTCCTAATTGTATTCAATCAGCTCTTCCAAGGGGGCTGTTAGATCGTTGTCTGATCATGCTAACAATCGATGATCAAAATTGGGGACCAAAACCTCTTAGAATGCTGAAATGTTGGTCAGATATTCATGGGTATTCTGATTTTGTAAAAGAGAAATGGCAATCTTTTCAAGTACATGGCTGGAGTGGCTTTATTCTTAAGGAAAAATTGAAGAGGTTGAAAGCGGAGTTGAGGAGTTGGCATTTGAATCACACTTCGAACCTTGATAGCAAAATTGGTGAAGAAAAAAATCGGTCGGCGGAGTTAGATGTGATTGGGGAGAGCCGCGGTTTGGAGAGTGAGGAGGAGATCGAGTTACCTTGTTTACCTGCAGATATCTTGGCTTTCTCAAAATTACAAGCTAGTATTATGTGGCAGAAGTCGCGAGTCACCTGGTTCACAGAGG GAGTATCTGAG AttgatttgttgaatttttttgcgGAGTTTTACCATCACGGTAAGCTTACTAAAGGTCTCAACTCAACTTTTAAAGCACTAATTCCAAAGGTTGATAATCCGCAACGGGTGGCTGATTTCCGTCCAATTTCTCTAGTGAGCagtgtttataaaattttgtccAAAGTGCTGGCTAACAGGTTGAGAAATGTGGTCGGTAATGTTGTTTCCACAACTCAGTCGGCATTCATTAAGGGTAGGCAAATTTTGGATGGCATATTGATAGCAAATGAGCTTGTTGATGATGCTAAAAAGTCTAATAaagatcttcttctttttaaagttgattttgagaagGCATATGACTCGGTGGATTGGGTACCTTGA